In Papaver somniferum cultivar HN1 unplaced genomic scaffold, ASM357369v1 unplaced-scaffold_135, whole genome shotgun sequence, one DNA window encodes the following:
- the LOC113333883 gene encoding uncharacterized protein LOC113333883 → MARELHNASVSEPAPNDIDAEIISYSKNLIHLQVKQNGAYRSWNLFCVYGPPNRLDRGNFWQSLSIYSQHVEGPKCYVSDFNAISSVREKFGGDQSLNGTITYFNNFIRDNHLLDLVFSGPAFTWTNGRQFQSLIRQCLDRVITSPEWCLMFESSGVFHFPRLSSDHPTIILNTCRNIPRNPPSYRFEAYWCSHPNFLKVVLERWNINLSNDLIG, encoded by the exons ATGGCTAGAGAACTTCACAATGCCTCTGTTTCGGAACCAGCTCCC AATGATATTGATGCTGAGATTATATCATATTCCAAAAATTTGATTCATCTTCAAGTGAAGCAGAATGGTGCTTATCGAAGTTGGAACCTGTTTTGTGTTTATGGCCCTCCAAATAGATTAGATAGGGGAAACTTTTGGCAGAGTCTGTCTATATATTCTCAACATGTAGAGGGTCCAAAATGTTATGTAAGTGACTTCAATGCCATTTCTTCAGTTAGAGAAAAATTTGGAGGggatcaatctttgaatggaaCAATAACTTACTTCAATAACTTCATCAGAGATAATCATCTTCTAGATTTGGTTTTTTCTGGTCCAGCTTTTACTTGGACAAATGGAAGACAATTTCAGAGCTTAATTAGGCAATGTCTAGACAGAGTTATAACATCTCCAGAATGGTGTCTGATGTTTGAAAGCTCAGGGGTTTTTCATTTTCCAAGATTATCGAGTGATCACCCAACAATTATTCTTAATACTTGCAGAAACATCCCGCGAAATCCTCCTTCTTATAGGTTTGAAGCTTATTGGTGCTCTCATCCAAATTTTCTTAAAGTTGTTTTAGAAAGATGGAATATTAATCTTTCAAATGATTTGATTGGATAG